Proteins co-encoded in one Oceanococcus atlanticus genomic window:
- a CDS encoding gamma carbonic anhydrase family protein, with protein sequence MLYQLGERTPQLDGGNFVADDARVIGSVQLMQDASIWFGCVLRGDNDDIVIGERSNIQDGSVLHTDPGIKLIVGNDVTVGHQAMLHGCTIGDNTLIGIQAVILNRAKIGKNCIIGAGALIPEGKEIPDNSLVMGTPGKVVKENPPNVAAMLKMQAAHYVQNARRYLNDLKPL encoded by the coding sequence ATGCTGTACCAACTGGGTGAACGAACACCGCAACTCGACGGCGGCAATTTTGTGGCGGATGACGCCCGCGTCATCGGCTCCGTGCAGCTCATGCAGGATGCCAGCATCTGGTTCGGCTGTGTACTGCGCGGTGACAACGACGACATCGTGATCGGTGAACGCAGCAACATTCAGGACGGCTCCGTACTGCACACCGACCCCGGCATCAAGTTGATTGTGGGTAACGATGTGACGGTCGGTCACCAGGCCATGCTGCATGGCTGCACGATCGGCGACAACACGCTGATCGGCATTCAGGCGGTCATCCTCAACCGCGCCAAGATCGGCAAGAACTGCATTATCGGCGCTGGCGCATTGATTCCGGAAGGCAAAGAAATTCCCGACAATTCGCTGGTCATGGGCACGCCCGGCAAGGTGGTCAAGGAGAATCCGCCCAACGTAGCCGCCATGCTCAAAATGCAGGCGGCGCACTATGTGCAGAATGCTCGTCGCTATCTGAACGATCTCAAACCGCTGTAA